The segment attaatttaatattttggtcgtttaaaaatttttctcaaaatgaGGAATTCTGCATATTACGTGTAAAAAGAACTGGGTTTAGTTGCAAAAGAGTTTGCTAGTTGAGGCTTTGTATCCATTTACATTCTTTTCTACAAAGATCTGTTGAAATATGCAACAATTTTTCTTCAAATGACAGTTTTTGCTAGGGAAGAGAATGTATGTAGGGCTATGTTCTTAATTAGCATCCTGGAAACAGATTCTTAGATttcagttttatttattttttccctCTTCTATTTTGTTCAGAAACTCACTTCTTTTTCTTGAATTCAGTAAGAGTActgtaataaataaatagataagtCCTAAAATAGTTAGAAGATAATCCTTAATCAGTGATTAAAGGCACCGCTTACATGACCCATTATCTGTTTCCTGGTAACCTTGAAGAGTGGGAGTTGGTGTTTCTTCAGTTTGTTGAATGGCATCCACTCTATTTTTGTTGAGTTATGAATAGGTGTTGATTTTGTCGGTCAAAACATGGAAATATGGACCACGAGCTGTCTGGTTGTCTTATGGCCATGTGAAGATGATTTGTAAATTGGGTGTCAGAAGCCTAAAATATTGTTTAATGCAACATTTTGATACTAGTTTTATTGTGTTAAGGCAGAATTACATTCTAGAGAATAAGTATGAACCGTCATAGACCTTTTGAATAGACTGTGGCGTCTTAGTTATAATCGGAGTGGAAGAATGGTGTATTTTATTCTGGAACTTTTATTACTTTTGGTCCATGGTCAATGTTGTTTTACGACAGTATGTCTGGGGTTGATAGTTTAGCTCATCTTAAGACTTGTTAGAGAGACCCAAATCTCTTCATGGTTTTTTTATAGAAATTCTACTTATTCTAGAAACTAATAAAACTACTGAAATAAAAGCACAACATTAACTAAGGAAAGAAATAAAATCACAACCTAAGCCTtaattagagaatcaaaattagCAGCCTTTCCTAACAAGATGCACCCCATAACATGTTGCTTGATTTTCCTTTGCATGTTAACCTctcctttttttattttgtatatcGGAATGAATCATGTCTGCTTatatattttggttttgttttgtcATTTTACTCTACATTTTTATTGAAGCTGGGTTAAGCTTAAATAtgtcaatattttatttttggacAGCCGTCCTGTCACTCTTTTTCTGATTTGAGCAAGTTCATTCCTTGATAGCTTGCACCACTTCTGAAGCCTCTTAATTATCTTTCTGAAATTTTTTTTGCCTTCCTTTTGAAATATACTGCTTAATTATTCCTTTGGTGAAAATCTTTTAACCTAGCGACTACCTTTGAGACACGGATTCAATTGAGATACATTATCTGAAACTCCTCGTAGCTATCATTTTCCTCCCCTCAGTATATGCGTACTTCTTTCCTTAAATTCTTCTAGCCTCTGTGCCTTCTTCAGAATTGCCTTGCAAGCCTGTTTAAATAGCTTCATATGATGCCAAAGCCTAAGGCAGTTACCGCTGCTCAGTCAATGGAGTCTAAAGGACCAAGTGAGCCCGAACAGCTTATTGAGTCTGATGAGAGGGTTGATCTTGATGAAGACAGTGATCCTGAGGAGACCATGGAAGAAGAGGTGGAGTATGAAGAAGTGGAGGTAGAAGAAGAAGGAGAGGAAGAAATAGAAGAGGAagtggaagaagaagaagaagaagaagaagaagaagacctGGATGTTGAAAACACCAATGGGGCTGATGTTTTTGAGACTAAAGTTGAAGATGGAGATGAAAAGAGGAAGCATGCTGAGCTTCTTGCTCGTCCTCCTCATGGTTCTGAAGTTTATATTGGAGGCATTCCACATGACGTTTCTCAGGAGGATTTGAAAGGCTTTTGTGAATCTGTTGGAGTAGTTACTGAGGTGCTTTTTTATGCTATTTGTGAAGaatatttagttttttttcttgAGATAAAGACTTACATATCATACTCTATGGCAACAGGTTCGCATTATGAAAGATAAAGATTCAACTGAAAACAAGGGATTTGCATTTGTGACCTTTAGAAGTGTAGAATTGGCCTCTAAAGCCATTGATGAGCTAAATAATGCGGATTTTAAGGTAACAAGTCTTCTTGTACATTATGAATAAGTTAACATTGTCCAAACTAAAAGTGCTGCATAGCCCTCTTAACCTGAAATGAACTTACGGATTATTAGCTGTGATGTATTAACTGTAAAATCAGAGATGAGTAACAATCTCTTATGTTGCATGCATACTATTTTCTCTCTGTTTCTGATAGGTTTGATATTTTCCAATTATGTTTCTCTGGTTGCTAATATCTCTCACAGGGTAGAAAAATTAAATGTTCAATGTCCCAGTCAAAGAATCGATTGTTTATTGGTAATATACCTAGAAGCTGGAAAGAGGAACACCTAAGGAAGGCTTTGTCGGAGGTTGGACCCGGAGTTGctggtttggaattggtaaaggttAGTTTAATGCACTTGTGTTTTTCTATGGAAGGATACTGTTTTCTGTTGGTCTCAAAAGGGCTGTTTAGTGGTTATGTATCCTGGCGTATCCATTTTTGTGCTTTCAGGATATGAAGAACTTAAGTAATAACAGGGGCTTTGCCTTTGTTGAGTATTATAACAATGCATGTGCTGAGTATTCAAGGCAGAAGATGATGAACCAAGAATTCAGGCTTGGTGATAATGCTCCAAATGTGAGCTGGGCTGATCCCAAAAATGCCGATTCTTCTGCTGCTTCTCAGGTATCATTAAGTTGCTCTGTTTCCCTTCCTGGCTTCCTTCGGTCTTCTTTTCGAGTTTATGGATCCATCCATGTCTCACTGGGTACCATTTTGTTCCATATCCCACTCTTTTAAGTTTGAAGCAGACACGCTTGCATTTTTGCGTATCATGTGCATTGTTAACTTAGAAACATCTCATATAAAGTAATCGCCTTCTCTATTAGTTCTTCCTAACTGAGGGCCATTGGTTGTTTCTTTCTGTGCAAGGAGAAAAGGTGTGTGTCTGTTAGGGGAGGCATGGGGAAAATTGACTAAATATTTGTTTATCTCATATCTTTTGCTAGAGGTGAGCGATGGCAGTTGGCACAAATTAGGTTACTTCATTTTGACCTGGATTTCATGGGCTCAAGTAACAGAAACAGCCTCTTCACAAGTGACTGTAAGCTGTGTACATCTGGCCCTCTCCAAACCCCATAATGCGGGACTCTCTCACACTGGGCTGTCCCTTGTCTTTGATAGCTTTAAAAACTGTTAATTTCTTTGTCCTGTTCTATGTCATTGCATGATCATTTCCTATGCCAAGTATTTCCTCCACATAGGTGAATCACTTTTCCTTTCTGGTGGTCATTACCTTGATTGGAATTTATTTTTTTGTGTCTTCCTAATCATATTTAGGAATTGTTAGTCTGAAGTTAGCCTACCTTAAGCAGGTGAAAGCAATTTATGTAAAGAACTTGCCAAAGGATGTCACACAAGATCAGTTAAAGAAGCTATTTGAACATCATGGGAAGATCACGAAAGTGGTTCTACCTCCTGCAAAACCTGGACAAGAGAGAAATAGAATTGCTTTTGTTCATTTTGCAGAGAGAACTTGTGCCATGAAAGCTCTGAACGACTCAGAAAAATATGAACTGGATGGTGATTATTGAATTCTTATCCTTTTCGCACTTGTATTTTCTAAATCTAATCTTGAGTTTTATTATTCTGTTTTTCAGGTCAAGTTGTGGAATGTTCTCTTGCAAAGCCACTAACAGATCAAAAGACTCCTGGGGGTTCAAGTTCTCAGAATTCACGTTTTCTTCCTAATTATCCACCTCACGTTGGGTATGGTCTTGTCGGGGGTGCCTATGGTAATCTAGGTCCAGGATATGGTGTTGCAGGCCTTGCACAGGTGAGAGTTTTTCTCTGCATGTACCAATGCATGTATGACTGCTTCTATATCTTCATTATTTTTTCTCAATACCCTGCATGCGataattaattttcattttcaaccTCTGCATTTGACCTATGCATGTTGATTATATCCTTGTTAGTTATTCAATCTTGCCCCGGTTTATcactgtgtttttttttttttttttgttgctaTGCTTCTGTCTGAACCTAATCTTTATCTAGTTTAGTTTAGAAGAAT is part of the Gossypium arboreum isolate Shixiya-1 chromosome 5, ASM2569848v2, whole genome shotgun sequence genome and harbors:
- the LOC108453355 gene encoding heterogeneous nuclear ribonucleoprotein Q-like, with translation MMPKPKAVTAAQSMESKGPSEPEQLIESDERVDLDEDSDPEETMEEEVEYEEVEVEEEGEEEIEEEVEEEEEEEEEEDLDVENTNGADVFETKVEDGDEKRKHAELLARPPHGSEVYIGGIPHDVSQEDLKGFCESVGVVTEVRIMKDKDSTENKGFAFVTFRSVELASKAIDELNNADFKGRKIKCSMSQSKNRLFIGNIPRSWKEEHLRKALSEVGPGVAGLELVKDMKNLSNNRGFAFVEYYNNACAEYSRQKMMNQEFRLGDNAPNVSWADPKNADSSAASQVKAIYVKNLPKDVTQDQLKKLFEHHGKITKVVLPPAKPGQERNRIAFVHFAERTCAMKALNDSEKYELDGQVVECSLAKPLTDQKTPGGSSSQNSRFLPNYPPHVGYGLVGGAYGNLGPGYGVAGLAQPLVYGSGPSPTGMSMMPMLLPDGRIGYVLQQPEAQLRSPPPHQRNSKDSGSSNRGKHSNDGRWYRPY